The window GCTCAACGGGAAGAGCTGGACGCCCGTGTCGCCGGGCAGATTGCCCCAGATCGTCCGGTCGTCGCGGAAGCGCGCCTGATACAAGGCGTCGTAATTGACGTTGCGGGCGCCCGGATGGTGCGGCGTTTCCCGATAGGGCTGACGCGAAAGCCGCCGCGCCTGGGCGATTACCATATCCCAGGAAAAGCGATCGCCGCGCGGCTGGGCCAAGGCCGATCGGGGGAATAGAAGCGATGCGCCTGAGGCAGCGATCATCGCGCGCCGGTCTATCTTGATCATGGCCGCCATGATGGGCGCATGGAGGCACATTGCAAGCCTTGGCTGCCCAAAAAGCGGTGAAGCCTCCGCCCGGGGGGACGGAGGCTTCGAAATGCTGGCCGTTCGATCGAAGGTTGGTCGCCCGGCGCGGTGGGGACTGTAGATGCGCCGGGTTCCCGTGACTGGCTGCAAGGTGACCACTACCCCAGCCGGTCAGTTCAGGCAGCTGAGCCGGATTACTGGATCAGCTTGAGGACGTTCTGCTGGCTCTGGTTCGCCTGGGCCAGCATCGCCGTCGAAGCCTGGTTCAGGATCTGCGACTTGGCGAGTGCGGTCGTTTCAGCCGAGAAGTCGGCGTCTTCGATGCGGCTGCGGGCGTCCGACAGGTTGGTGATGTTGTTGGTCAGGCTGTTGACCGTCGATTCCAGCTGGTTCTGAGCCGCACCGAGCGAAGCGCGGGTCGTGGCGACAGCCGCCAATGCGGTGTCTGCGGCGGTCAGCGTCGCGGCGGCCAGCGCCGAGGTCGTGACGTCCGACGTGGTCAGGTCGGCCAGGGCAGCGAAAGCGATGTTCACGACGTCGCCGGCGTTCGCGCCAGCCTGAATGTCGATGTCGCCAGCCTGGGCGGTGTAGGTGGCTGCCGGCGCCGCGTCAGCGTTGAAGATGCGGACGCCGTTGAATTCGGTGGTGGCGAGGACGCTGGTGATCTGCGTCTTGAGCGCGGCGGCTTCAGCGTTCAGGTTGGTGCGGTCGGTGGCCGAGTAGGTTTCCGACTTCGACTGGACGGCCAGTTCGCGGATGCGCTGCAGCATGTTGGTGACTTCGCCCAGCGCGCCTTCAGCGGTCTGCGCAAGGCTGATGCCGTCATTGGCGTTGCGGATGCCCTGGGTCATGCCCTTGATCTGCGATGTCATCTGCGAGGAGATGGCGAGGCCGGCGGCATCGTCCTTGGCGCTGTTGATGCGCTTGCCGCTCGACAGACGCTCCATCGCGGTGCTCAGCGACTTGCCTGCGAGAGCCGAAGCATTGGCGGCGCGCAGAGCGGAGGAGTTGGTTCCGATAACAGTCATGATGAATTCCCTTCTCTTAACCTCAGGTCGCTGCCTTCAGGCTGCTTGCGGCCTCGAAAGGGGATAACGGCGCGGCGGGAAAAGCTTTTAGGGACAGCGTCGCTTTTTTTGAAAAAAGTGCAAAAGGCGCGGAAATGCGCGGGTTTCGCAAGGGGCTGGAGCCAGCATCCAGTTTCCAGCGGCGGCAAAACGGAAAAAAATTGCCGCCTTTCGGCAGGGTAATTGCCGCATTAACCATATGCTAACCACAGTCGGGCACTTCTCAGGACATCGAAAGGGGGTTGGGGCGTGCGGGGGCACAAGCCAGCCAAGATTGAACTGGGGATTTTCATGTCATCGCTTGACGTGAGCCGAGGAGTTTGCGCGCTCGTTCCGGGCCTGCAGCACTGGCTGGAAAATGCATTCTATATGGTGCGCGTCGTCGATGCGCAGAGCCCGCGTGAACGCGACGGCCCTGATAGAGATAATAGGCGCGTGTTGCTGGCGACCGAGATCGGCCACGCCACGCATCGCGACATCCTGATCACGCTGATCGAGGGAAAGCCATCACTGGTGGCTGCCTCCAACGGCCTGCCCGCTCGCGTCGCCTTTGCCCTTGAAGATATGGCCTTCGCCTTCGCCCTGATCGCAGAGCTGGCGCGCCCTGCGGCCATCCCGGCGGTGGGCGATGCATCGAGCGCACGGCTGATGACGATGGCCGGGCGCGTCGCCCGCAGCGACGCCACCGTCCTGATCCAGGGTGACACCGGCACCGGCAAGGAGGGCATGGCGCGTTTCCTTCATGCCCAGTCGGGCCGCATTTCGCACGATTTCATCGCGGTCAACTGCGCCGCGCTTCCTGAAACGATGA of the Sphingobium herbicidovorans genome contains:
- a CDS encoding flagellin N-terminal helical domain-containing protein, giving the protein MTVIGTNSSALRAANASALAGKSLSTAMERLSSGKRINSAKDDAAGLAISSQMTSQIKGMTQGIRNANDGISLAQTAEGALGEVTNMLQRIRELAVQSKSETYSATDRTNLNAEAAALKTQITSVLATTEFNGVRIFNADAAPAATYTAQAGDIDIQAGANAGDVVNIAFAALADLTTSDVTTSALAAATLTAADTALAAVATTRASLGAAQNQLESTVNSLTNNITNLSDARSRIEDADFSAETTALAKSQILNQASTAMLAQANQSQQNVLKLIQ